The following coding sequences are from one Streptomyces angustmyceticus window:
- a CDS encoding aggregation-promoting factor C-terminal-like domain-containing protein produces MSRISVRGFAVASATAVTTVGAVVGVAAGNEPASVGNTEATAADATIADIPAGAQAQVQTASLTQQADDQSTQADTAALKSAQESARKAAAETAQSKKDAADEAKAKKEADARKKKELAASRSSTRGDLGDLLGKGSYSVSETQAIARQMMAGDQFQCFSNIVDHESGWNYKATNAGSGAYGLVQALPGSKMSSAGSDWQTNPATQIKWGLNYMNDRYGSPCGAWSFWQANSWY; encoded by the coding sequence GTGAGCCGGATCTCGGTCCGGGGATTCGCCGTGGCATCCGCCACCGCGGTCACCACCGTCGGCGCCGTAGTCGGCGTCGCTGCAGGCAACGAGCCCGCCTCGGTCGGCAACACCGAGGCCACCGCTGCCGACGCGACGATCGCCGACATCCCCGCGGGCGCACAGGCCCAGGTGCAGACGGCTTCCCTGACGCAGCAGGCGGACGACCAGTCCACCCAGGCGGACACGGCAGCGCTGAAGTCCGCTCAGGAGTCGGCCCGCAAGGCTGCCGCTGAGACCGCGCAGAGCAAGAAGGACGCGGCGGACGAGGCGAAGGCCAAGAAGGAAGCCGACGCGCGCAAGAAGAAGGAGCTGGCGGCGTCCCGCTCCTCCACGCGCGGCGACCTGGGCGACCTCCTCGGCAAGGGCTCGTACTCGGTCTCCGAGACACAGGCCATCGCCCGGCAGATGATGGCCGGCGACCAGTTCCAGTGCTTCAGCAACATCGTGGACCACGAGTCCGGCTGGAACTACAAGGCCACCAACGCCGGCTCGGGCGCCTACGGCCTCGTCCAGGCGCTGCCCGGCTCCAAGATGTCCTCGGCGGGCTCCGACTGGCAGACCAACCCGGCCACCCAGATCAAGTGGGGGCTCAACTACATGAACGACCGCTACGGCAGCCCCTGCGGCGCCTGGTCGTTCTGGCAGGCCAACAGCTGGTACTAG
- a CDS encoding PhoH family protein: protein MVNIKQRREHDRRTYVLDTSVLLADPGAMARFDEHEVVLPVVVVTELEAKRHHPELGYFARQALRLLDEYRVQFGRLDSPIPIGDLGGTLRVELNHSDPGILPAGFRLGDNDSRILAVARNLQAEGYDVTVVSKDLPLRIKASSVGLLAEEYRAELAITDSGWTGMAELTVSAEQIDDLFAAETAHVPEIAELPVHTGLVLQSERGKALGRVTAEGAVRLVRGDREAFGIHGRSAEQRIALDLLLDPDVGIVSMGGRAGTGKSALALCAGLEAVLERRQHRKVMVFRPLYAVGGQELGYLPGSEAEKMSPWAQAVFDTLSAVTSKDVIEEVVGRGMLEVLPLTHIRGRSLHDAFVIVDEAQSLERNVLLTVLSRIGANSRVVLTHDVAQRDNLRVGRYDGVVAVVEKLKGHPLFAHVTLNRSERSPIAALVTELLEDGRI from the coding sequence GTGGTGAACATCAAGCAGCGCCGTGAGCACGACCGGCGCACTTATGTCCTCGACACCAGTGTCCTGCTGGCGGATCCAGGAGCCATGGCCCGCTTCGACGAGCACGAGGTCGTGCTGCCGGTCGTGGTGGTCACGGAACTGGAGGCCAAAAGGCACCACCCCGAGCTCGGCTACTTCGCCCGGCAGGCGCTGCGCCTGCTGGACGAGTACCGGGTGCAGTTCGGGCGGCTGGACTCGCCCATCCCCATCGGGGATCTCGGCGGGACACTGAGGGTCGAGCTGAACCACTCCGACCCCGGAATACTTCCCGCGGGCTTCCGGCTCGGCGACAACGACTCGCGGATCCTCGCCGTGGCGCGCAACCTGCAGGCCGAGGGGTACGACGTCACGGTCGTCTCCAAGGACCTGCCGCTGCGCATCAAGGCGTCCTCGGTCGGGCTGCTGGCCGAGGAGTACCGCGCCGAGCTGGCGATCACCGACTCCGGCTGGACGGGGATGGCCGAGCTGACCGTCTCCGCCGAACAGATCGATGACCTCTTCGCCGCCGAGACCGCCCATGTCCCGGAAATCGCCGAACTTCCGGTGCATACCGGACTTGTGCTGCAGTCCGAGCGCGGCAAGGCGCTCGGCCGGGTCACCGCCGAGGGCGCGGTCCGGCTGGTGCGCGGCGACCGGGAGGCGTTCGGCATCCACGGCCGCAGCGCCGAACAGCGGATCGCGCTGGACCTGCTGCTCGACCCGGACGTCGGCATCGTCTCGATGGGCGGCCGGGCCGGTACGGGCAAGTCGGCGCTGGCGCTGTGCGCCGGGCTGGAGGCCGTATTGGAGCGCCGGCAGCACCGCAAGGTGATGGTGTTCCGCCCGCTGTACGCCGTCGGCGGACAGGAGCTGGGCTACCTGCCGGGCAGCGAGGCGGAGAAGATGAGCCCCTGGGCGCAGGCCGTCTTCGACACGCTGTCCGCGGTGACCAGCAAGGACGTCATCGAAGAGGTGGTGGGGCGCGGAATGTTGGAGGTGCTGCCGTTGACCCACATCCGCGGGCGGTCGCTGCACGACGCGTTCGTCATCGTGGACGAGGCCCAGTCGCTGGAGCGAAATGTCCTTTTGACGGTTCTGTCCCGTATCGGCGCCAACTCCCGGGTCGTACTGACCCACGACGTCGCCCAGCGCGACAACCTGCGGGTGGGGCGGTACGACGGTGTGGTCGCGGTGGTGGAGAAGCTGAAGGGTCATCCGCTGTTCGCCCACGTCACGCTGAACCGCTCGGAGCGTTCGCCGATCGCGGCACTGGTGACCGAATTGCTGGAGGACGGCCGGATCTGA
- a CDS encoding isoprenyl transferase, with protein MRIPYPPALRNLVYRLYARRVEGRLDHTQVPKHIGVILDGNRRWARADGRTTEQGHQAGAAKISELLGWCEETDVEVVTLWLLSTDNLDRPEQELKPLLGIIENTVRDLAADGRWRVHHVGNRDLLPTATQQVLKESEQATRDNTGVLVNVAIGYGGRQEIADAVRSLLLAHAERGTSFEELAEIVDIDLISEHLYTRGQPDPDLVIRTSGEQRLSGFMLWQSAHSEYYFCEVFWPAFRKVDFLRALRDYAARHRRYGF; from the coding sequence ATGCGCATCCCTTATCCGCCTGCACTGCGCAATCTGGTCTACCGGCTGTATGCGCGCAGAGTGGAGGGTCGCCTGGATCACACCCAGGTGCCCAAGCACATCGGCGTCATCCTGGACGGCAACCGGCGCTGGGCGCGGGCCGACGGGCGGACGACCGAGCAGGGCCACCAGGCCGGCGCGGCCAAGATCAGTGAGCTGCTCGGCTGGTGCGAGGAGACCGACGTCGAGGTGGTCACGCTCTGGCTGCTGTCGACGGACAACCTCGACCGGCCCGAGCAGGAGCTGAAGCCGCTGCTCGGCATCATCGAGAACACCGTCCGCGATCTCGCGGCCGACGGCCGCTGGCGGGTGCACCACGTCGGCAACCGCGACCTGCTGCCGACCGCCACCCAGCAGGTGCTCAAGGAGTCCGAGCAGGCCACCCGCGACAACACCGGCGTTCTGGTGAACGTCGCGATCGGCTACGGCGGCCGGCAGGAGATCGCCGACGCGGTGCGCTCGCTGCTGCTGGCCCACGCCGAGCGCGGCACCTCCTTCGAGGAACTCGCCGAGATCGTCGACATCGACCTGATCTCCGAGCACCTCTACACCCGCGGCCAGCCGGACCCGGACCTGGTGATCCGGACCAGCGGCGAGCAGCGGCTGTCGGGCTTCATGCTGTGGCAGAGCGCCCATTCGGAGTACTACTTCTGCGAAGTTTTCTGGCCGGCGTTCCGGAAGGTCGACTTCCTGCGCGCCCTGCGCGACTACGCGGCACGGCACCGGCGCTACGGCTTCTAG
- the mgrA gene encoding L-glyceraldehyde 3-phosphate reductase, with amino-acid sequence MTGTDYRAADSRYDSMKYRRTGRSGLKLPAISLGLWHNFGDDRTLSSQRDILRRAFDLGVTHFDLANNYGPPPGSAELNFGKIFAQDFRGYRDEMILSTKAGYLMHPGPYGEWGSRKYLLSSLDASLKRMGVDYVDIFYSHRFDPDTPLEETMGALASAVQQGKALYVGVSSYNAEQTREAAGILRGMGVPALIHQPSYSMINRWTEDDLLLDTLEAEGMGCISFAPLAQGMLTDKYLHGIPEGSRASQGKSLDPGLLSDEVVRRLRGLNDIAARRGQSLAQLALRWVLRDDRMTSALIGASSVAQLEANIAALDAPALTDAELAEIDAYAKTTDGVNIWARR; translated from the coding sequence ATGACTGGCACCGACTACCGCGCAGCGGATTCCCGCTACGACTCGATGAAGTACCGGAGGACGGGTCGCAGCGGACTCAAACTCCCCGCTATCTCCCTTGGACTCTGGCACAACTTCGGGGATGACCGCACCCTGAGCTCCCAGCGGGACATCCTGCGCCGCGCCTTCGATCTGGGTGTGACCCACTTCGATCTGGCCAACAACTACGGACCGCCCCCCGGGTCCGCCGAGCTGAACTTCGGAAAGATCTTCGCGCAGGACTTCCGCGGCTACCGCGACGAGATGATTCTGTCGACGAAGGCCGGATATCTGATGCACCCGGGCCCCTACGGCGAATGGGGTTCGCGGAAATATCTCCTCTCGTCGCTGGATGCCTCACTGAAGCGGATGGGTGTCGATTACGTCGATATCTTCTACTCGCACCGCTTCGATCCGGACACCCCGCTGGAGGAGACGATGGGCGCGCTGGCGTCCGCCGTCCAGCAGGGCAAGGCCCTGTATGTCGGGGTTTCCTCCTACAACGCCGAGCAGACCCGCGAGGCCGCCGGAATTCTGCGCGGAATGGGGGTGCCCGCCCTGATCCACCAGCCCTCGTACTCGATGATCAACCGCTGGACCGAGGACGATCTGCTGCTGGACACCCTCGAGGCCGAGGGCATGGGCTGCATCTCTTTCGCGCCACTCGCGCAGGGCATGCTCACGGACAAGTACCTGCACGGCATCCCCGAGGGCTCGCGGGCCTCCCAGGGCAAGTCCCTGGACCCGGGCCTGCTGTCCGACGAGGTCGTCCGCCGTCTGCGCGGCCTCAACGACATCGCGGCCCGGCGCGGCCAGTCGCTGGCCCAGCTCGCGCTGCGCTGGGTGCTGCGCGACGACCGGATGACCTCCGCCCTGATCGGCGCCAGCAGCGTCGCCCAGTTGGAGGCCAATATCGCCGCCCTCGACGCCCCCGCGCTCACGGACGCCGAACTGGCGGAGATCGACGCGTACGCGAAGACGACGGACGGCGTGAACATCTGGGCGCGGCGCTAG
- a CDS encoding prepilin peptidase, translating to MLMILAAVYGAAAGLLLPRPAHRMAVGPEEEWRAVCPGGHAITGVARGWLGRGHCPHCGAYGPGALPTAAATALACAALAAATGPRPELAAWLVLTPLAVLLVTVDWRVRRLPDELTVPLAVLGALLLGLAGWLTGEGGAWRRALLGGLVLGGCYLLLHLVNPAGLGMGDVKLAVGLGVALGWYGWRTLVTGGAAGVLAGALYGAGLLLLGRGARDTAMPLGPFMILGAFCGLLLGAAAAA from the coding sequence ATGCTGATGATTCTCGCCGCCGTCTACGGGGCCGCGGCCGGGCTGCTGCTGCCGCGGCCCGCCCACCGGATGGCCGTCGGGCCCGAGGAGGAGTGGCGCGCGGTCTGCCCCGGCGGGCACGCGATCACGGGCGTGGCACGGGGCTGGCTGGGGCGCGGGCACTGCCCGCACTGCGGGGCGTACGGGCCGGGAGCGCTGCCGACGGCGGCGGCCACCGCACTGGCCTGCGCTGCCCTGGCGGCGGCCACCGGGCCCCGGCCGGAACTCGCCGCCTGGCTGGTGCTGACCCCGCTCGCGGTGCTGCTGGTCACCGTCGACTGGCGGGTGCGCCGCCTCCCGGACGAGCTGACCGTGCCGCTCGCCGTGCTGGGGGCGCTGCTGCTGGGGCTCGCCGGCTGGCTCACGGGGGAGGGCGGGGCATGGCGGCGGGCCCTGCTGGGCGGCCTGGTCCTCGGCGGCTGCTATCTCCTGCTCCATCTCGTCAACCCGGCCGGGCTCGGGATGGGCGACGTCAAGCTGGCGGTCGGGCTGGGGGTCGCCCTCGGGTGGTACGGCTGGCGCACCCTGGTCACCGGCGGGGCGGCCGGGGTGCTGGCCGGTGCGCTCTACGGCGCGGGACTGCTGCTCCTTGGGCGCGGCGCACGGGACACGGCGATGCCGCTGGGGCCCTTCATGATCCTCGGCGCGTTCTGCGGGCTGCTTCTGGGAGCCGCCGCGGCCGCCTGA
- a CDS encoding DUF192 domain-containing protein produces MARWENGPGVLRGVPARVPVEIAASYRARTRGLLGRDGIEGALLLTPAGSVHTVGMRFAIDVAYLSRDFTVLAVRTMRPGRLGLPRLRARHVLEAEAGAMACWGVRPGVRLGVEPVR; encoded by the coding sequence ATGGCGCGTTGGGAGAACGGTCCGGGGGTGCTGCGCGGCGTACCGGCCCGCGTTCCGGTGGAGATCGCGGCGTCCTACCGGGCCCGTACCCGCGGACTGCTGGGCCGTGACGGCATCGAGGGGGCGCTGCTGCTGACCCCGGCGGGGAGTGTGCACACCGTCGGGATGCGGTTCGCGATCGATGTCGCCTATCTGAGCCGGGACTTCACCGTGCTCGCCGTGCGCACCATGCGGCCGGGCCGGCTGGGGCTGCCCCGCCTCCGCGCCCGGCATGTGCTGGAGGCGGAGGCGGGTGCGATGGCGTGCTGGGGTGTTCGTCCGGGCGTCCGGCTCGGGGTCGAGCCCGTCCGCTGA
- a CDS encoding OmpA family protein: MTANRMPREARTRRAPRTAVTAAVALLLTAALTVPTAHADPPGLTEDSSPPVRIDPDDPDLRMVQGAKLAPSKVLNIKSIVETDDGSERRQDTNDNVTFSLQAEVLFGKDSAKLSSDALSRIGTIAAEIKKQNATRLRVFGFTDNLGSASHGLVLSKKRASAVQEELAKDLGSSVSFQIRGYGEQYPIADNATEAGRRKNRRVEVSFPRAS; the protein is encoded by the coding sequence ATGACCGCGAACCGGATGCCCCGAGAAGCCCGTACGCGCCGAGCGCCCCGCACGGCCGTCACCGCCGCCGTCGCCCTGCTGCTGACCGCGGCGCTGACGGTCCCCACCGCCCACGCCGACCCGCCGGGCCTGACCGAGGACTCCAGCCCCCCGGTCCGCATCGACCCCGACGACCCCGACCTGCGGATGGTGCAGGGCGCCAAGCTCGCCCCCTCCAAGGTCCTCAACATCAAGTCCATCGTCGAGACCGACGACGGCTCCGAGCGCCGCCAGGACACCAACGACAACGTGACCTTCTCGCTCCAGGCGGAGGTCCTCTTCGGCAAGGACAGCGCGAAGCTGTCGTCGGACGCGCTGTCGCGGATCGGCACCATCGCCGCGGAGATCAAGAAGCAGAACGCCACCCGCCTGCGGGTCTTCGGCTTCACCGACAACCTCGGCTCGGCGAGCCACGGTCTGGTCCTGTCCAAGAAGCGGGCCAGTGCCGTCCAGGAGGAACTGGCCAAGGACCTCGGCTCGTCCGTCAGCTTCCAGATCCGCGGCTACGGCGAGCAGTACCCGATCGCCGACAACGCCACCGAGGCCGGCCGCAGGAAGAACCGCCGGGTCGAGGTCAGCTTCCCGCGCGCCTCGTGA